The Lysobacter enzymogenes genome window below encodes:
- a CDS encoding family 20 glycosylhydrolase codes for MKPTLANSRILARLTRARLPLALFGMVGAAIGVAPAANAATPATQAATLAPELVPLPAHVQRGEGAFALDASTTIYANNAEARAVAQLLRDELASQQGLTLTVRSGAPKPNQGEDEPSRYVQFVAEPASAKPGAGANERYRLEVTARGIRLAGPPAGLFYGYQTLRQLLPAARVAPPLRVGATTIDDAPRFAYRGMHLDVGRHLFPLDFIKRYLDQMARYKLNTFHWHLTDDQGWRLEIKRYPKLTAVGAQRKETVVGRNIDPYVGDGQPYGGFYTQEQAREVVAYARARHITVIPEIEMPGHALAALAAYPELACTPGPFAVGTNWGVYDDIFCPKEATFKFLENVLDEVVAIFPAPYLHIGGDEAPKTRWKASAEAQAVMRREGLKDEHELQSYFIRRMEKFLHSRGKRIIGWDEILEGGLAPDATVMSWRGEAGGIAAAQQGHDVVMTPTQCCYFDYGQGPAAQEQWNLGGELSLDKVYAYDPVPAALTAAQARHVLGVQGNVWTEHLKTPAMVEYMVFPRLLALAEVAWTPQAQRAWPDFQRRLRGQFALLERDAVGYRIPAPQGLDDALIVQHGDARTHRYTATLTPAVPGATIRYTLDGSEPGEGAAVYAAPFEVVLELDKPVRLRAVSVLADGRRSGVHEALLRYRSYLPAVAKPANPKPGLEYRVFDSMFSDLTMLHASARAPAQAGAADSLDLARFGRSRAFGVQFDGYVQVPADGVYRFALQGDDRSALYLDGEQAIANETYDRTQQTEVPLRRGWHRLQLDWYQREGGMSLSLRMAAPGGELQALDLREAVH; via the coding sequence ATGAAACCCACCCTCGCCAACAGCCGCATCCTCGCCAGACTGACCCGCGCGCGCCTGCCGCTGGCGCTGTTCGGCATGGTCGGCGCCGCCATCGGCGTGGCGCCCGCAGCGAACGCGGCGACGCCCGCGACGCAAGCCGCGACGCTCGCGCCGGAACTGGTCCCGCTGCCCGCGCACGTGCAGCGCGGCGAGGGCGCGTTCGCGCTCGACGCTTCGACCACGATCTACGCCAACAACGCCGAAGCCCGCGCCGTCGCGCAACTGCTGCGCGACGAACTGGCGAGCCAGCAAGGCCTGACCCTGACCGTGCGCAGCGGCGCGCCGAAGCCGAACCAGGGCGAGGACGAGCCCTCGCGCTACGTGCAGTTCGTCGCCGAACCCGCGTCGGCCAAGCCCGGCGCCGGCGCCAACGAGCGCTACCGGCTCGAAGTGACCGCGCGCGGCATCCGCCTCGCCGGCCCGCCGGCCGGTTTGTTCTACGGCTACCAGACCTTGCGCCAGCTGTTGCCGGCCGCGCGCGTCGCGCCGCCGCTGCGGGTGGGCGCGACGACCATCGACGACGCGCCGCGCTTCGCCTACCGCGGCATGCACCTGGACGTCGGCCGGCATCTGTTCCCGCTGGACTTCATCAAGCGCTATCTCGACCAGATGGCGCGCTACAAGCTCAACACCTTCCACTGGCACCTCACCGACGACCAGGGCTGGCGCCTGGAAATCAAGCGCTATCCCAAGCTCACCGCGGTCGGCGCGCAGCGCAAGGAAACCGTGGTCGGCCGCAACATCGATCCCTATGTCGGCGACGGCCAGCCGTACGGCGGTTTCTACACCCAGGAACAGGCGCGCGAAGTGGTCGCGTATGCGCGCGCCCGCCACATCACCGTGATTCCGGAAATCGAGATGCCGGGCCACGCGCTGGCGGCGTTGGCGGCGTATCCGGAACTGGCGTGCACGCCGGGCCCGTTCGCGGTCGGCACCAACTGGGGCGTGTACGACGACATCTTTTGCCCGAAGGAAGCAACCTTCAAGTTCCTGGAGAACGTGCTCGACGAAGTCGTCGCGATCTTCCCCGCGCCGTACCTGCACATCGGCGGCGACGAAGCGCCGAAGACGCGCTGGAAGGCCAGCGCCGAGGCGCAGGCGGTGATGCGCCGCGAAGGCTTGAAGGACGAGCACGAGCTGCAGAGCTATTTCATCCGCCGCATGGAGAAGTTCCTGCATTCGCGCGGCAAGCGCATCATCGGCTGGGACGAGATCCTCGAAGGCGGCCTGGCGCCGGACGCGACGGTGATGTCGTGGCGCGGCGAGGCCGGCGGGATCGCGGCCGCGCAGCAGGGCCACGACGTCGTCATGACTCCGACCCAGTGCTGCTATTTCGATTACGGCCAGGGCCCGGCCGCGCAGGAACAGTGGAACCTCGGCGGCGAGCTGAGCCTGGACAAGGTCTACGCCTACGACCCGGTGCCGGCGGCGCTGACCGCGGCGCAGGCGCGGCATGTGCTCGGCGTGCAGGGCAACGTCTGGACCGAACACCTCAAGACCCCGGCGATGGTCGAGTACATGGTGTTCCCGCGCCTGCTGGCGCTGGCCGAAGTCGCGTGGACGCCGCAGGCGCAGCGCGCGTGGCCGGACTTCCAGCGCCGGCTGCGCGGCCAGTTCGCCTTGCTCGAACGCGACGCGGTCGGCTATCGGATTCCCGCGCCGCAAGGGCTGGACGACGCGCTGATCGTCCAGCACGGCGATGCGCGCACGCACCGCTACACGGCGACGCTGACGCCGGCGGTGCCCGGCGCGACGATCCGCTACACCCTCGACGGCAGCGAGCCGGGCGAGGGCGCGGCGGTGTATGCCGCGCCGTTCGAGGTCGTTCTGGAACTGGACAAGCCGGTGCGGCTGCGCGCCGTCAGCGTCCTCGCCGACGGGCGGCGCAGTGGGGTGCACGAGGCCTTGCTGCGTTATCGCAGTTATCTGCCTGCGGTCGCCAAGCCGGCGAACCCGAAACCCGGACTGGAATACCGCGTGTTCGACTCGATGTTCTCGGACCTGACGATGCTGCACGCCAGCGCGCGCGCGCCGGCGCAGGCCGGCGCCGCCGATTCGCTGGACCTGGCGCGCTTCGGCCGCAGCCGCGCGTTCGGCGTGCAGTTCGACGGCTACGTGCAGGTGCCGGCCGACGGCGTCTACCGCTTCGCCCTGCAGGGCGACGACCGCAGCGCGCTGTATCTCGACGGCGAACAGGCGATCGCCAACGAGACCTACGACCGCACGCAGCAGACCGAAGTGCCGCTGCGCCGCGGCTGGCACCGGCTGCAGCTGGACTGGTACCAGCGCGAGGGCGGCATGAGCCTGAGCCTGCGCATGGCCGCGCCGGGCGGCGAGTTGCAAGCGCTGGACCTGCGCGAGGCGGTGCATTGA